A genome region from Methanobacterium subterraneum includes the following:
- a CDS encoding cache domain-containing protein, with protein MNKTKLVVVISMVLVVVAGLFFQGQFENKQKTELVTLVDQAVQLIEEKGENAFPELRSSSWVHNDSYVFVWGLDGIRVVYPPDPSGEGKNMTDLVDSDGKPIGQLFIKAAINGSGWVEYMWPKPGEITPSIKITYIKRANYQNQTYLVGSGVYI; from the coding sequence ATGAATAAAACTAAATTAGTCGTTGTTATTTCCATGGTTTTAGTGGTTGTGGCAGGCCTATTTTTCCAGGGACAATTTGAAAATAAGCAAAAAACTGAACTGGTCACCCTGGTGGATCAGGCAGTTCAACTCATTGAAGAAAAGGGTGAAAACGCATTTCCAGAGCTTCGCAGTTCATCATGGGTTCACAATGACAGTTATGTTTTTGTATGGGGGTTAGATGGGATTCGGGTGGTTTACCCGCCAGATCCAAGTGGTGAGGGTAAGAACATGACGGATCTGGTTGATTCTGATGGAAAACCCATTGGCCAGCTCTTCATTAAAGCCGCCATAAACGGAAGTGGATGGGTGGAATATATGTGGCCCAAACCGGGTGAAATAACACCTTCAATTAAGATAACCTATATAAAAAGGGCAAATTACCAGAATCAAACTTATCTGGTGGGATCAGGAGTTTATATTTAA
- a CDS encoding MutS-related protein, which produces MDLRDIKGIGDKLASRIINHFGSQEEFLQAAGNYDVYRLASMEGVSQRRAVEIINAVLGNPTEEFLKTERAVQIYEEIIQSILKYANTEYAKNRVLLLSPGKNKAKIQENLNMVMAAKEKVAQLPRDDLKALFRNVNPSSTSKPRYDTSKAILVESNEDYTRLMDRQLNQHAQILNIQEVGSLDEFELVVYIYREGILELDETSNLVMVNCDSEDLEIIPEIVLSYYHKNQALLENILKIRQILQYPSVLGDVLRIMDSIENSPIDEKVFDTAVNQAKDHADRKLEEAIKKVDLSGEEVLDLLNKGMSPKIQEIFDEILKEAVKKIKEYTGISFDPFIQKYPLEIDEQELERVKKREVGKKEVKAFEERVKVASQLQLLKGDVEMEIQEVLEFDYQFTLGCFAFYHDLRPPQMGDGFRFKEGLHLNLAREDPSRVQRINYSLESPDNVVLLTGANSGGKTTLLETLAQISIMSHMGLPVCAREAQVKLIDELYFFSKKRSLDAGAFESFLSTFMPIVVREEDKLILLDELEAITELEAAVKIISSFIDFIQDSKSFAIIVTHMAREILKTTNVRVDGIEAQGLDDEYNLIVDRTPRMNYFARSTPELILRMVHQRSDGKLKDIYGKMLERF; this is translated from the coding sequence TTGGATTTACGTGATATCAAAGGCATAGGTGATAAGTTAGCCTCCCGGATCATTAACCATTTCGGTAGTCAGGAAGAATTCCTCCAGGCTGCAGGCAACTACGATGTTTACCGCCTGGCAAGTATGGAAGGGGTTAGCCAACGCCGTGCAGTGGAGATCATCAATGCTGTTCTGGGAAATCCAACTGAAGAGTTTCTAAAAACTGAAAGAGCTGTTCAAATCTATGAAGAAATAATTCAGTCCATATTAAAGTATGCCAACACAGAATATGCTAAAAATCGAGTTCTACTCCTGAGTCCGGGTAAAAACAAAGCGAAGATTCAAGAAAATCTTAACATGGTTATGGCTGCTAAAGAAAAAGTAGCCCAACTTCCTCGAGATGATCTTAAAGCCCTGTTTAGAAATGTAAATCCTAGCAGCACTTCCAAACCAAGATATGATACTTCAAAAGCAATACTGGTAGAGTCTAATGAAGATTATACCCGTTTAATGGATCGTCAGCTTAATCAACACGCCCAAATACTCAATATCCAGGAAGTGGGGAGTCTGGATGAATTTGAACTGGTGGTGTACATCTACCGTGAGGGTATTTTGGAACTGGATGAAACATCCAACCTGGTCATGGTTAACTGTGACTCAGAAGATCTGGAGATCATTCCCGAAATAGTTTTATCTTATTATCATAAAAATCAGGCTCTTCTGGAAAATATTCTAAAAATCAGGCAAATACTGCAGTATCCATCTGTTTTGGGGGATGTTTTAAGGATAATGGATTCAATTGAAAATTCTCCTATTGATGAAAAAGTGTTTGACACCGCTGTGAACCAGGCTAAGGACCATGCTGATAGGAAACTGGAAGAAGCCATTAAAAAGGTTGATCTTTCGGGTGAGGAAGTCTTAGACCTTTTGAATAAGGGCATGTCTCCAAAAATTCAGGAAATCTTTGATGAAATCCTTAAAGAAGCAGTTAAAAAAATTAAAGAATATACTGGAATAAGTTTCGATCCTTTTATTCAGAAATATCCTCTTGAAATAGATGAACAGGAACTGGAAAGAGTTAAAAAACGAGAAGTTGGTAAAAAAGAGGTTAAAGCCTTTGAAGAGAGAGTTAAGGTGGCATCTCAACTGCAACTACTCAAGGGTGATGTAGAAATGGAAATACAAGAAGTGCTGGAATTTGATTATCAGTTCACCCTGGGATGTTTCGCCTTTTATCATGATTTACGCCCACCCCAAATGGGTGATGGGTTCCGCTTCAAGGAAGGATTGCACTTGAATTTAGCAAGGGAAGATCCTTCCAGGGTGCAGAGGATCAATTATTCCCTGGAATCCCCAGATAATGTGGTTCTCCTCACCGGGGCCAACAGTGGAGGTAAAACCACCCTCCTGGAGACCCTGGCCCAGATCAGTATCATGAGCCATATGGGATTACCTGTGTGCGCCAGAGAGGCCCAGGTGAAACTGATTGATGAACTATACTTCTTCAGTAAAAAACGTTCCCTTGATGCTGGGGCTTTTGAATCATTCCTGAGCACTTTCATGCCAATTGTGGTTCGTGAAGAAGATAAATTAATTCTCCTGGATGAATTGGAAGCCATAACTGAACTGGAAGCTGCAGTGAAAATTATTTCTAGCTTTATAGATTTCATACAGGATTCAAAATCCTTTGCAATCATTGTAACCCACATGGCCAGAGAAATACTTAAAACCACCAATGTAAGGGTGGATGGTATTGAGGCCCAGGGATTGGATGATGAATATAACCTGATTGTGGATCGTACCCCCAGGATGAACTACTTCGCCAGAAGCACCCCCGAACTGATACTGAGAATGGTTCACCAGAGATCAGATGGTAAGTTAAAGGATATCTATGGGAAAATGCTGGAAAGATTCTAG
- a CDS encoding sugar phosphate nucleotidyltransferase has product MMKNTIIVMIKAVLMAGGKGSRIRPLTLSRPKPMIPVANRPMIEYIVDRIKKSGCNDLVVTLSYLKNQIKSLLSEKYPEMNINYSVENSPLGTAGGVKKAAQHIKDTFFVLSGDVLVDVDLNKLLEFHQRKKALATVVLTPVDDPSHFGIAVLDEENQIIKFKEKPAASEVFSKIANTGTYIMEPEILDYIDTADKGEIDFSKDVFPPLIEKKAGIYGFIFEGYWNDVGRPKTYLQANYDVLHHKITPPPSGKPLKEGVGRLGQILVGEHVKIHENARLIGPLVIGDGCIIGKGAIVGRETVLGENVRLEENSTVKGSVIFSDSIIQNSSYLKDCIVDSNCRIERGSFIENGAVLGGSVRLGPHSRVGSERYISNSNVILPQSMVDSDYPIVT; this is encoded by the coding sequence ATGATGAAAAATACAATAATAGTTATGATAAAGGCAGTGTTAATGGCCGGAGGTAAGGGGAGCAGAATCCGTCCCCTGACTTTATCCCGACCGAAACCAATGATCCCCGTGGCCAACAGACCAATGATTGAATACATTGTGGACAGAATAAAGAAATCTGGTTGTAATGACTTAGTGGTTACCTTAAGCTACCTTAAAAATCAGATCAAATCTTTGCTCAGTGAGAAATATCCCGAAATGAATATTAATTATTCTGTTGAAAATAGTCCTTTGGGAACTGCAGGAGGAGTTAAAAAAGCAGCCCAGCATATAAAGGATACATTTTTTGTTTTAAGTGGGGATGTGCTGGTTGATGTAGATTTAAATAAATTACTGGAATTCCACCAGAGGAAAAAGGCACTAGCCACGGTGGTGTTAACTCCGGTTGATGATCCCAGCCATTTTGGCATAGCTGTGCTGGATGAAGAAAATCAGATCATTAAATTCAAGGAAAAACCAGCAGCTTCAGAAGTTTTCAGTAAAATCGCCAACACCGGCACATATATCATGGAACCAGAAATTCTGGATTATATAGATACTGCTGATAAAGGAGAAATTGACTTTTCCAAAGACGTTTTCCCCCCATTAATAGAGAAAAAAGCAGGAATATATGGGTTCATATTTGAAGGTTACTGGAATGATGTGGGAAGACCTAAAACCTATCTGCAAGCAAACTATGATGTTCTCCACCACAAAATAACACCCCCACCCAGTGGTAAGCCTCTGAAAGAAGGTGTTGGTAGATTAGGGCAGATACTGGTGGGAGAACATGTGAAGATACATGAGAATGCGCGTTTAATTGGACCCCTGGTAATAGGGGATGGTTGTATCATAGGAAAAGGAGCCATCGTAGGGAGGGAAACTGTTCTGGGAGAAAATGTGCGCCTGGAAGAAAATTCCACAGTTAAAGGCTCTGTAATTTTTTCAGATAGCATAATTCAAAACAGTTCATATCTCAAGGATTGCATTGTGGATTCCAACTGCCGTATTGAAAGAGGGAGTTTTATTGAAAATGGAGCAGTATTGGGCGGTTCTGTCCGCTTAGGACCCCACAGTAGAGTTGGTTCAGAAAGATACATATCCAATAGTAACGTGATCTTACCCCAATCCATGGTGGACTCAGACTACCCCATTGTAACTTAA
- a CDS encoding sulfite exporter TauE/SafE family protein, translating into MDLIVYILILLSTGAFVGFASGLLGVGGGFIMVPVQYFLFTAIGLDPDTSLRMAFATSLTVILPTALNGAWGHWRRGAVLVGPAILLGLTGLIGGVVGASISSYTPASILSFIFGLLALGSALWMLGSSYPEIIENPSNTRQSYLLWGFMGGFSSGLLGIGGGVVMVPLLNLLLKFPIHKAIGTSTAFIVFASIGGIITYIFTGINATGLPPYSLGYVNLLQFLVLAATSIPMALLGVKAAHRLPGEKLKYIFAALLVYIALKMMGVFQWLNLPL; encoded by the coding sequence ATGGATTTAATCGTATACATATTAATTCTTCTGTCCACCGGTGCTTTTGTGGGATTTGCTTCTGGTCTCCTGGGGGTAGGGGGAGGTTTTATAATGGTGCCGGTCCAGTACTTCCTTTTCACAGCTATAGGTCTCGATCCAGACACCTCACTTAGAATGGCTTTTGCCACCAGTCTTACTGTAATCCTACCCACAGCCCTGAACGGAGCATGGGGTCACTGGCGCAGGGGGGCAGTTCTGGTAGGTCCAGCAATCCTCCTGGGATTAACCGGGTTAATAGGTGGGGTGGTGGGTGCAAGTATTTCCAGTTACACTCCCGCTAGCATATTAAGTTTCATATTTGGGTTACTGGCTTTAGGAAGTGCCCTGTGGATGTTGGGATCCAGTTATCCTGAAATAATTGAAAACCCCTCTAACACCAGACAATCCTACCTTTTATGGGGTTTTATGGGGGGCTTTTCCTCAGGACTACTGGGCATTGGTGGGGGAGTAGTCATGGTGCCACTACTTAACCTTCTCCTGAAATTCCCCATACACAAGGCCATTGGAACATCCACGGCCTTCATTGTATTCGCATCCATAGGTGGAATTATAACCTACATCTTCACCGGAATTAACGCCACTGGTTTACCCCCATATTCACTGGGATACGTTAACCTATTACAATTCCTGGTTTTGGCCGCAACTAGCATCCCAATGGCTTTATTGGGAGTTAAAGCAGCTCACAGGCTCCCCGGTGAAAAACTGAAATATATATTCGCAGCATTACTGGTTTATATTGCTTTAAAAATGATGGGAGTATTCCAATGGCTGAATTTGCCATTGTAA
- a CDS encoding UbiA family prenyltransferase produces the protein MNPYLEILRPGNAIMAVIAIFLMAVISGQFTFEVLMAAVVVFIVTGAGNSINDYFDHKIDAINKPERPIPSGRISLKTALIYSLSLFLVGIILAFSINFLLGMIAFLSSILMVFYARDLKTKCLIGNLSISFLTGLCFVFGGIAVGQIMVSIYLGFYAFLMTMAREIVKDMEDMEGDREEGATTLPLVYGTRTSSIIAAFFMIIASITSPVLYLVGIFNLFYLIILIVAIVVFISSAISILKDQSLENTGKISKKIKMGMGIVFLAFALGSPFLTQLMPI, from the coding sequence ATGAATCCCTACTTAGAGATATTAAGACCTGGAAATGCAATAATGGCGGTTATAGCCATTTTCTTAATGGCAGTAATCAGTGGCCAATTCACATTTGAAGTTTTAATGGCAGCAGTGGTAGTTTTCATTGTAACCGGGGCAGGGAATAGTATTAATGACTATTTTGACCATAAAATCGATGCCATCAACAAACCAGAACGACCAATTCCCTCCGGGAGAATATCCTTAAAAACCGCACTTATTTACTCCCTCTCATTATTCCTGGTGGGGATAATCCTGGCATTCTCCATCAACTTTTTACTGGGAATGATCGCATTTTTAAGTTCCATTTTAATGGTTTTTTATGCCCGTGACCTTAAGACAAAATGTTTAATTGGAAACTTGAGCATCTCCTTTTTAACCGGGCTTTGCTTTGTTTTTGGAGGTATAGCCGTGGGGCAGATAATGGTTTCCATTTACTTAGGTTTTTATGCCTTTTTAATGACTATGGCCCGGGAAATTGTCAAGGACATGGAGGATATGGAGGGTGATAGGGAAGAAGGCGCCACCACCCTTCCCCTGGTCTATGGTACCCGAACTTCATCCATAATTGCAGCATTTTTCATGATCATTGCCAGCATAACCAGCCCAGTACTCTATTTAGTGGGGATATTCAACCTGTTCTATCTGATAATTCTCATAGTGGCAATTGTTGTTTTCATTTCTTCTGCAATATCCATATTGAAAGACCAGTCCCTGGAGAACACCGGTAAAATATCCAAAAAAATCAAAATGGGAATGGGAATAGTCTTTTTAGCATTTGCTTTGGGTTCTCCATTTTTAACTCAACTAATGCCTATTTGA
- a CDS encoding U32 family peptidase: protein MSLNHIPELLAPAGSIESFKAAVNAGADAVYISGKRFGARQFARNFSQDEMEHAIEYAHLRGVKVYVTVNTLVKESELPLVARNLLEIYSSGADAIIVQDLGVARLAKQLVPHLDLHCSTQMTIHNPQGVNWAAENDFKRVVLAREMSLEDIKKTARQIPRKIELEVFAHGAICYSYSGQCLISSFIGGRSGNRGMCAQPCRKKYQLITGNTDKYGKYQEGREIPLKDHYLLSTRDLAIYSHLDRISEAPVDSIKIEGRMRPPEYVANVVKVYREALDSIARGQWKVREEDVSNLKMSFNRGTTKGWLMGASYQSMMGRSNPGNRGLYLGKVVNYDKKNGRTILKIKTKVNPEKGDGILFKQPHNEGKSDNLWGTILEYSPEVKKDYLSLKLRKKVEIGSSVYITRRKSLIDWANHLVSNPQLPHQISLDLQIDWNREMVPIIKVTASPAWQDNNVEIEFKADFAMEKAIKQPLSQETIIKQLKKTGGTPFLIRSISLNYPGDLFTPIGNLNHLRRQILQRIQDKILKTNKPSAKDIKSIRTQFSQLTKDFNLEESVLEESSQERYSLKKESMALKDKPIFTLKDGPIINQTDSGEKISRPINLAIYVDGIPSVEAALQAGCRRIYFQPKIEVNTEGKSPHACLKHSHDYKAYFYRMDLLIREAATLCQDYGSDLVWKWPDITSRMFISGAIHLLNNLPQKSISGVMFGGIGALWALQNNSYPVNLHGSGSMNIWNHLTVEQLLSPHVSSLKSITLSPELPREELKKVVLKIQSIVPHCELEFMVQGNLEALVSEDCLLQVMGDEMFVEKFNDPHQFLGIKDIKNRIFPVEIDAECRTHISNSVELCHLDHIPSLQDMGFGHLVIDSRNKPVDYVLTMLSTYQKALELTSQQGSQLGKKLNSLKKKVKKISNGGITSGNFLRGVNDDY from the coding sequence ATGTCTTTAAATCATATACCCGAACTTCTAGCTCCTGCAGGCTCTATTGAATCATTTAAAGCCGCAGTTAATGCTGGGGCGGATGCAGTTTACATTTCAGGTAAAAGGTTCGGTGCCCGGCAATTTGCCCGGAATTTCAGCCAGGATGAAATGGAACATGCCATAGAATACGCTCATTTACGTGGCGTTAAGGTATATGTGACTGTAAACACCCTGGTGAAGGAATCTGAACTTCCACTGGTAGCACGGAATCTTTTAGAAATTTACAGTTCAGGGGCCGATGCAATTATTGTGCAGGATCTGGGCGTTGCCCGGCTTGCCAAACAACTGGTACCTCACCTTGATCTGCACTGTTCTACCCAGATGACCATCCATAACCCGCAGGGGGTTAATTGGGCTGCTGAAAATGATTTTAAAAGGGTGGTTCTTGCCAGGGAGATGTCACTGGAAGATATCAAAAAAACTGCCAGACAAATCCCCCGTAAAATAGAACTAGAAGTATTTGCTCACGGAGCAATCTGCTATTCATATTCCGGCCAATGTCTCATTTCATCTTTCATAGGGGGCAGAAGTGGTAATCGGGGCATGTGCGCCCAACCATGCCGTAAAAAATACCAGTTAATCACTGGAAATACCGATAAATATGGGAAATACCAGGAAGGAAGAGAAATCCCCCTAAAGGATCATTACCTCCTTTCAACCAGGGATCTGGCAATTTATTCCCATCTTGACCGCATATCAGAGGCACCAGTGGATTCTATAAAAATAGAAGGTAGAATGAGACCCCCTGAGTACGTGGCCAATGTGGTTAAGGTCTACCGGGAAGCATTGGATTCTATAGCCCGGGGACAATGGAAAGTACGGGAAGAAGATGTTTCCAATCTTAAAATGTCCTTCAACAGAGGTACAACCAAGGGCTGGTTGATGGGAGCATCCTACCAGTCAATGATGGGGAGGAGTAATCCTGGTAATAGGGGTTTATACTTGGGTAAAGTGGTAAACTACGATAAAAAGAATGGCCGGACAATTTTAAAAATCAAAACTAAAGTTAATCCTGAAAAAGGAGATGGGATTCTTTTTAAACAACCCCATAATGAGGGAAAATCTGATAATTTATGGGGAACCATTCTTGAATATTCCCCAGAAGTTAAAAAAGATTATTTATCCTTAAAACTTAGAAAAAAAGTTGAAATTGGAAGTAGTGTTTATATAACCCGTAGGAAATCCCTAATTGATTGGGCTAACCATTTGGTGAGTAATCCCCAGCTACCCCACCAGATCTCCCTGGATCTTCAGATAGATTGGAACCGGGAAATGGTTCCCATTATCAAGGTTACTGCATCACCAGCCTGGCAGGATAATAATGTTGAAATTGAATTTAAAGCTGATTTTGCAATGGAAAAAGCAATTAAACAACCATTATCACAGGAGACTATTATCAAGCAGTTGAAAAAAACTGGTGGTACTCCATTCCTCATCCGGAGTATATCCCTAAATTATCCTGGAGATTTATTTACACCCATTGGTAATTTGAACCATTTAAGAAGACAGATTTTGCAGAGAATCCAGGATAAAATCCTGAAAACAAATAAACCATCTGCAAAGGATATTAAATCCATCAGGACCCAATTTTCCCAGTTAACAAAGGATTTCAATTTGGAAGAATCTGTATTGGAAGAATCTTCCCAGGAAAGGTATTCTTTGAAAAAAGAGTCAATGGCTTTGAAAGATAAGCCAATCTTTACTTTGAAAGATGGTCCCATTATTAACCAAACTGATTCTGGTGAAAAAATTTCACGGCCCATTAATCTGGCCATCTACGTGGATGGTATCCCTTCAGTGGAAGCCGCTCTTCAAGCCGGATGCCGAAGGATCTACTTCCAACCAAAAATAGAGGTAAACACTGAAGGGAAATCCCCTCATGCCTGTTTAAAACATAGTCATGATTACAAGGCTTATTTTTATAGGATGGACCTGTTAATTAGGGAAGCCGCCACCCTTTGCCAGGATTATGGATCAGATTTAGTATGGAAATGGCCGGATATTACCAGCAGAATGTTTATTTCTGGTGCAATCCATCTCCTGAATAATTTACCCCAAAAATCTATCTCCGGAGTGATGTTTGGAGGAATTGGTGCTCTATGGGCCTTGCAAAATAATTCTTACCCAGTTAACCTCCATGGTTCAGGAAGTATGAATATCTGGAACCACTTGACAGTAGAACAACTACTATCTCCCCATGTGTCATCCTTAAAAAGCATTACCCTATCGCCAGAACTTCCAAGGGAGGAGTTAAAAAAGGTGGTTTTGAAGATCCAAAGTATTGTGCCCCATTGTGAACTTGAATTCATGGTTCAGGGGAATTTAGAGGCATTGGTAAGTGAAGACTGTCTTCTTCAAGTAATGGGTGATGAAATGTTCGTTGAAAAATTCAATGACCCCCATCAGTTTCTGGGAATAAAGGATATAAAAAACAGGATATTCCCAGTGGAAATTGATGCAGAGTGCAGGACCCATATTTCAAATTCTGTGGAATTATGTCACCTTGATCACATCCCCTCTCTCCAGGATATGGGTTTTGGCCATTTGGTGATTGATTCCCGGAATAAACCAGTTGATTATGTCCTAACCATGTTGTCAACCTACCAGAAGGCCTTGGAATTAACCTCCCAGCAGGGCTCCCAGTTGGGGAAGAAATTGAACTCACTTAAAAAAAAGGTGAAAAAAATATCCAATGGAGGAATTACCAGTGGTAATTTCTTGAGGGGTGTAAATGATGATTATTAA
- the otsB gene encoding trehalose-phosphatase: MKGSGSVTKYLFDNLKHLETFKYDSSTAIVTDIDGTISEIAPTPTEALVTDSMREELVKLHRKFSLVAVVSGRSVLNAREMVDVDGLLYVGNHGMEFLENGKISLYPEVEKYLPQMKQAGQKLQKGDLSHIDGLLFEDKGICFSVHYRLASQSENVRGKILHNIKNDPDCEKLKISEGRQLVELKPPLSCDKGTILENIIQEYNLKKIIYLGDDITDLDAFKRLKVLENQGELRGAGVLVCSSEIPHDVKKGSSYYVNGVDEVLKFFQWLSN, translated from the coding sequence GTGAAAGGGAGTGGTTCGGTGACCAAGTATCTTTTTGATAATTTAAAACATCTCGAGACATTCAAATATGACAGTTCCACTGCTATTGTGACTGATATTGATGGAACTATCAGTGAAATAGCCCCCACCCCTACTGAAGCACTGGTAACAGACTCCATGAGAGAGGAACTGGTTAAACTCCATAGAAAATTCTCGTTAGTGGCAGTGGTTAGTGGCAGGTCCGTTCTAAATGCCCGTGAAATGGTGGATGTGGACGGACTCCTCTATGTAGGTAACCACGGGATGGAATTTTTGGAAAATGGTAAGATCTCCCTCTATCCCGAAGTGGAGAAATATCTCCCCCAAATGAAACAGGCCGGCCAAAAACTTCAAAAAGGTGACTTATCACATATTGATGGTTTACTATTTGAAGATAAGGGAATTTGCTTTTCCGTACATTACCGTTTAGCCTCACAATCTGAAAATGTTCGTGGGAAAATATTACACAACATTAAAAACGATCCTGACTGTGAAAAACTCAAAATATCAGAAGGACGCCAGTTAGTTGAACTTAAACCACCGTTAAGCTGTGATAAAGGCACTATTTTAGAAAATATTATCCAAGAATACAATCTAAAAAAGATTATTTATTTAGGAGACGATATAACTGATTTGGATGCGTTCAAAAGATTAAAGGTTCTTGAAAATCAGGGAGAACTTAGGGGGGCAGGTGTTTTGGTATGCTCAAGTGAGATACCACATGATGTTAAAAAAGGTTCATCCTACTATGTCAATGGCGTGGATGAGGTTCTTAAATTTTTTCAATGGCTTTCAAACTAA
- a CDS encoding SAM-dependent methyltransferase: MIPVVLILIVIIALSMLWPLAIGAAYSPSSKRVVRKMLEMAEVHPEDRVYDLGSGDGRIVIEAARKYQAQGVGVEADPLRVAWSRLKMMRMGLRSQVKIIWGNLFHQNLNHATVVTLFLWGRTNENLKEKLQEELKPGTRVVSYVWKFKGWEPVKIDKKEQIFLYIIGESDCYPIPF, encoded by the coding sequence TTGATTCCAGTAGTACTCATTTTAATTGTGATAATAGCCCTTTCTATGCTATGGCCCCTGGCAATCGGTGCTGCATACTCCCCCTCTTCTAAAAGAGTGGTTAGAAAAATGTTAGAAATGGCTGAAGTTCACCCTGAAGACCGGGTTTATGATCTGGGATCAGGGGATGGTCGGATAGTTATTGAAGCTGCCCGCAAATACCAAGCACAGGGTGTGGGGGTGGAAGCAGATCCCCTAAGGGTGGCCTGGTCCCGGTTAAAGATGATGAGAATGGGGCTTCGTTCACAGGTTAAAATTATCTGGGGAAACCTGTTTCACCAAAACCTCAACCATGCCACGGTAGTTACCCTGTTTCTATGGGGGAGAACCAATGAGAATTTAAAGGAGAAACTTCAAGAAGAACTCAAACCTGGAACCAGGGTGGTTTCTTATGTATGGAAATTTAAGGGATGGGAACCGGTTAAGATTGATAAAAAGGAACAGATCTTTCTTTACATAATTGGTGAAAGCGATTGTTATCCCATCCCATTTTAA
- a CDS encoding CDGSH iron-sulfur domain-containing protein, translating into MVKNNQLKDKMKIKIVKNGPYIVSGGVPLFEETIITDEAGHTKGLSVESELPSQETYTLCRCGESKEKPYCDGAHNETGFDGTETASRKPYVEKAEVYEGPELRLTDAHEFCDHSRFCLRSGGIRNLIARSDDPEAKQTAIEEAMICPSGRLVLWDKKTDKPFEKEFEPSIVFIHDEQKKCQGPIWVRGGIPVESSDGTIYEPRNRVTLCRCGKSENKPYCDGSHWMTAEQKLKFRKKWGLDEKKDD; encoded by the coding sequence ATGGTTAAAAATAATCAGTTAAAGGATAAAATGAAGATCAAAATCGTTAAAAACGGTCCCTATATTGTTTCTGGAGGGGTTCCTCTATTTGAAGAAACAATAATAACTGATGAAGCAGGTCACACCAAAGGTTTGTCTGTTGAAAGTGAGTTACCTTCCCAGGAGACTTATACTCTCTGTCGATGTGGGGAGTCCAAGGAAAAACCATACTGTGACGGGGCCCATAATGAAACAGGGTTTGATGGAACTGAAACTGCCAGTAGAAAGCCTTATGTTGAAAAAGCAGAGGTATACGAAGGTCCGGAACTTAGATTAACTGATGCCCATGAATTCTGTGATCACTCCCGATTTTGTCTTCGATCAGGTGGAATCCGTAATCTGATTGCCCGCTCTGATGATCCTGAAGCAAAGCAAACCGCCATTGAAGAAGCCATGATCTGCCCCTCTGGAAGGCTGGTATTATGGGATAAAAAAACTGATAAGCCTTTTGAAAAGGAATTTGAACCATCAATTGTTTTTATCCATGATGAACAGAAGAAATGTCAGGGTCCAATATGGGTGAGGGGAGGAATACCAGTAGAATCATCTGATGGTACAATTTATGAGCCTCGTAACCGGGTCACACTCTGCAGGTGCGGTAAATCTGAGAATAAACCCTACTGTGATGGAAGTCACTGGATGACCGCCGAGCAAAAATTAAAATTCAGAAAGAAATGGGGACTGGATGAAAAAAAGGATGATTAA